From a region of the Helianthus annuus cultivar XRQ/B chromosome 5, HanXRQr2.0-SUNRISE, whole genome shotgun sequence genome:
- the LOC118492205 gene encoding uncharacterized protein LOC118492205 yields the protein MLLDQEMHHEKRMDRFRKNMQGRMYGNAKLFDLRSFDMVLFPILEAGHYYLLVFEMKNPAITLIDNGAENLTRPVFDSDVYINKSVPYKYKEMFVHYLEEVNHPRGR from the exons ATGCTGCTTGATCAAGAGATGCACCATGAGAAACGTATGGACAGGTTTAGAAAGAATATGCAAGGCAGAATGTATGGCAACGCAAAGCTGTTTGATCTTAGAAGTTTTGACATGGTGCTGTTTCCGATATTAGAGGCCGGCCACTACTATCTGCTAGTGTTTGAGATGAAAAATCCCGCAATTACGTTGATCGACAATGGTGCAGAAAACTTAACACGTCCAGTCTTCGATAGTGATGTTTACATCAACAAGTCAGTACCATACAAATAT AAGGAGATGTTTGTACATTACCTGGAAGAGGTAAACCATCCAAGGGGTCGGTGA